One Bacillus amyloliquefaciens DSM 7 = ATCC 23350 DNA window includes the following coding sequences:
- the licT gene encoding BglG family transcription antiterminator LicT → MKIAKVINNNVVSVLKEGNQELVIMGRGIAFQKKTGDPVDEALIEKVFTLDNKDVSEKFKTLLYEIPIECMEVSEEIISYAKLQLGKKLNDSIYVSLTDHINFAIQRNQKGLDIKNALLWETKRLYKDEFAIGKEALAMVKNKTGVSLPEDEAGFIALHIVNAELNEEMPNIINITKVMQEILSIVKYHFKIEFNEESLHYYRFVTHLKFFAQRLFNGTHMESQDDFLLETVKEKYHQAYKCTKNIHTYIEKEYGHKLTSDELLYLTIHIERVVKQV, encoded by the coding sequence TTGAAGATTGCGAAAGTCATTAATAATAATGTCGTCAGTGTGCTCAAGGAAGGCAATCAGGAATTGGTCATCATGGGCCGGGGCATTGCTTTTCAAAAGAAAACGGGAGACCCGGTAGATGAAGCCCTCATTGAGAAAGTGTTCACGCTCGATAACAAAGATGTATCCGAAAAGTTCAAAACCCTTTTGTATGAAATTCCGATCGAGTGTATGGAAGTATCCGAAGAGATTATCAGCTATGCGAAATTACAGCTCGGCAAAAAACTCAACGACAGCATCTATGTATCGCTGACCGACCATATTAACTTTGCCATTCAGCGCAATCAGAAAGGGCTCGATATCAAAAATGCCTTGCTGTGGGAAACAAAGCGGCTGTACAAAGACGAATTTGCCATCGGCAAAGAAGCGTTGGCCATGGTAAAAAACAAGACTGGCGTGTCTCTGCCGGAGGATGAAGCGGGCTTTATTGCGCTGCATATTGTAAATGCCGAGCTGAATGAAGAGATGCCCAATATCATCAACATTACAAAAGTCATGCAAGAGATTTTGAGTATCGTAAAATACCATTTTAAGATTGAATTCAACGAAGAATCGCTGCACTATTATCGATTTGTCACCCACTTAAAGTTTTTCGCACAGCGTCTTTTTAACGGCACACACATGGAAAGCCAGGACGATTTTTTACTGGAGACAGTGAAAGAAAAGTATCATCAGGCGTATAAATGCACGAAGAATATCCATACCTACATTGAGAAAGAGTATGGG